TTGATGAACTCTGCCTGGTCATCGGTGACCCCTTCTTCGTTGACAATAAAAATATTCTGTGCCTCAAGTTCATCTTCAATATGCTTTAGAATCTCGATGCTTTTTGACTGTTGTGCGATGACAATCTTGGTAATCTCTTCCAACAGGTCTTTGGCGCGTTCGCCCCCCAAGACACTTTTTCCCTTTTTACCGGCATCAACGATACGTTTCACCGTAGCGTAGCGCACTTTGAAAAACTCATCAAGGTTGTTGCTGAAAATACCCAAAAACCGTAGCCTTTCGATCAAAGGCACGTTCTCATCCGCACTCTCTTGCAATACCCTTTCATTAAAATGTAACCAGCTAATCTCACGGTTTATGTACTCGTTGTTCAGTTTCGTCATATTGCTACTTTAAATGCTTTGGAAAAATTACCTGTTCTGTTTTCCCTTTAGAAATCGATTCCCATGTTGTTTGCTCGAACCGAATCTGCACCAACCCTGAAGTGGTAACGTTTTCAATGTACCGGTCGCCCCAAGTATTGGCCAAATTGGTAAAGGCATAGTTATGGCCGAATATCATTACCGCGTTTAAACTGTCATCCAGTGTTTTTAAGAAAGATTGCACAGCAGCGCCCGAAAAATCATATAGGTCATCTACAATTTGGACCTTTTGGAGGTCAAACTTCAAATTTCTTGAAAAGATCATCGCTGTATGCAGTGCCCGGTTCGCCGGACTAGAAAAGACAAAATCGATTGCCGGTCTGTCTTTTAAAAACGTCTTTGAAACCAAGTGGGCATCATTGATTCCCCTTTCTTTTAGAGGCCTGTCTCTGTCGGCCACGTCATATTCCCATGATGACTTGCCGTGCCTGACCATTATCAATCTCTTCATCATTACAGTTTTTAAGGTGCCAAACGTTCAATTTTCCAATTATAGTCTTCTTGCAATGTATAGCGTATACGATCGTGCAACCTGTTGGGCCTACCCTGCCAAAACTCTATACTGAACGGTCGCACCAAATAGCCGCCCCAATTTTTGGGTCGTTCAATTTCCTTTCCTTCATATTTTTTTTCGAGCTTCTTCATCTCTTGTTCCAGAACGGCCCTTGAGGGGACCACCTCACTTTGGTTTGAGACCAATGCACCCAACTGACTCCCTCGCGGGCGGCTCTCAAAATACCCGTCGGAAAGGTTCTCCGCTATCTTTTCTGCCTTGCCCTTTATGATTACCTGCCGTTCAAGGGTGGGCCAAAAGAAAGACAGGCAGACCGCAGGATTCTTCTCTATGGCCCTGCCCTTCTCGCTGTTGTAGTTCGTATAGAATATGAACCCTTCGTACGTAAACTTTTTCATAAGCACCACGCGGCTTTTGGGGTATCCATCAAGGCCATGGGTGGCTATTGTCATGGCATTGGGCTCATCCATGCTATCGGTGGCCTCAACCTCATAAAACCATTTTTGGAACAATTCCAAGGGGTTTTCAGGAATTGCATTCTCGATCAACTCGCTCTTTTCGTACGATTTTCGGTAATCGCTCAAATCTTTTTGCATGTCCCCGATGGTTTCAAACAAATTTCAACAAAACAGGGCAGAAGATAAAAGAATGTTGGTATTTATTGTGAAAGATTGCCTGAAAAATCAAATACTTTGCCATCATCGGCCAATGCTACCCTGTCAAAATGAGCTTCGGCCTCTTTTTTAAAGAGCTCCAATGAACCGTAGCGCATTGAGTAATGCCCTAAGATCAGTGTGCCAACATCGGCCAATTTTGCGATTTTGGCAGCCTGCGCCGCGGTCGAGTGTTTGGTTTTAAGGGCAAGGTGTTCATCTGAGGTCAAGAAAGTTGATTCGTGGTAAAGCACATGTACCTTTCGAAGGAAATTGACAAGGCCCTCGTCATAGACGGTGTCGCTACAAAAGGCATAGCTCTTGGGCGGTTCAGGGTCATGGGTCAACAATTCGTTGAATATGGTTTTGCCCTCGGTATCAGTGCCATCGCTACCTTGTTTGATCAGGTTGAACTGGCTTTTGTCAACGCCATATTTTCGGGCTGCCGCTATGTTGAGTTTGCGCAATGCCGGTTTCTCCTTAAAAAGAAAACCATTGGTATAGATGCGGTGCTTGAGCGGAATGGTTTCTACCGTGACCTTATCATCCTCAAAAATAAGCTCTGAGCCTTTTGAACCGAGCTCATGGAATAGTAACGGATAGGTTGTCCAAGAATCGCCCAGTTTCAGCATAAGGGTGATGGCCTCTTTGATTCCTTTGGGCCCATATATATGAAGCTCTTTTTTCCTGCCCAAAAGCCTGAACGTGGATACGAGTCCCGGCAGGCCAAAAAAATGATCTCCATGCAAATGCGATATGAACACATGGTTGATGCGCGAGAACTTGATCTTGTTCTTTCTGAGCTGAACTTGGGTGCCCTCTCCACAATCGATCAAAAAAAGATGGTTGCGAATTTCGAGTACCTGCGCGGTAGGGTTGGTCAAGGCCCTTGGGGTTGCCGAATAACAGCCGAGAATATGAACTTTCATAGGTCCAGATCCCGTTCAATCTCTTCCATTTCAATGATGTCCTTTGCCTCTTGGGTCGTAGGTACTACGCACATTTCATCAGGCACTTCATCATACGTCACTTTGTCGGTGACCAATACAAACGATTTTTTTGCAACTCGGTGTTGGTTTGAAAGTTCCAAGAACTCCAAAATATCATCGGCGGTCAACTTGTCAAATGAGAACAAGTTTACCACGATGTTGTCGTGCTTTAATTTAGGGTATGCATTTCTAAGGTTTTGCAAGAAGGTCTTCAGTGAGATGTTTTCTTGAAACACTATAGTGGTTGCACCATCTTTGTCAAAAATCATCTTATTTTATTTTAGAAGCCAATAAGTAAATAACCGCCATACGAATCGCCACTCCATTTTCAACCTGCTCAAGGATAATGGATTGGTTCGAATCTGCCACATCACTTGTAATTTCAACGCCCCTGTTTATGGGTCCGGGGTGCATGATCACAATTTGCTTGTCCAATCGATCTAATATCGCCTTGTTTACCCCGAACTGCTGGGTATATTCACGGGTAGAGGGAAAATAACTGACCTCCATGCGTTCGTTTTGAATGCGTAGCATATTGGCAACATCGCACCATTGCAATGCATTGAAAAGATTGGTTTCAACAGAGACTCCCAATGATTCGATATGCTTGGGTATCAAAGTCTTCGGGCCGCACACCTTGACATTTGCCCCCTGCAGTTTCAGGGCGAAAATATTCGATAGGGCCACCCTAGAATGCAATATATCGCCCACAATGAGCACATTTTTACCCGCTACGGTGCCCAGTTTTTCCTTAATGGAATACGAATCGAGCAGTGCTTGTGTAGGGTGCTCATGGGCCCCATCACCGGCATTGATAATGGAAGCGTTGACGTGTTTTGCCAAAAAAATGCCGGCGCCGGGGTTCGGGTGGCGCATCACCACCATATCAACTTTCATCGAAAGTATATTGTTCACCGTATCAATCAGGGTCTCGCCTTTCTTGACAGACGATTGCGATGCAGAAAAATTTATGACATCGGCCGACAAGCGTTTTTCGGCCAGCTCGAATGAAAGTTTGGTACGTGTACTGTTCTCGAAAAAGATGTTGGCAATGGTGATATCGCGCAAGGTGGGCACCTTTTTGATGGAACGGTTGATAACCTCTTTAAAATGGTCGGCAGTTTCAAATATGAGCTCTATATCCTTTTGGTTCAGATATTTGATTCCCAGTAAGTGGTTAACGCTCAATTCCCTCATTATTTCACTTATTTACCAAATAAACCACATCTTTTCCATCATTTTCCTTCCACATGACCTTTACTTTTTCTTCATTGATGGCATCGACCTGCCGTCCCTTGTAGTTCGGCTGTATGGGCAAATGCCTGCTAAAACGCCTATCTATCAATGTTAAAAGTTCAATTTCTTCTGGTCTGCCAAACGATTGTATGGCCGTGAGTGCCGCCCTGATGCTGCGTCCTGTATAGAGCACATCGTCGATAAAGACAACTTTTTTGTTCTCTACCAAAAAATCGATTTTGGTCATGTTCGCTTCCAAAATCTTGTCGCCCCTTCTAAAATCATCTCTATAAAACGTAATGTCCAAAGAGCCGAGTTTTATGTTTTCAACGCCATATTCCTCGCTCAATAGCTTGGTCAGCCGTTCGGCCAAGTAAATACCCCGTGGCTGAATACCTATCAACACAGTGTCTTTGAAGTCGAGATGGTTTTCAAGTAATTGACAGGCCAGGCGATGGAGAATAATTTGGATTTCTTTGGAGGAAAGCAGCACTCTCTGACTCATGGGCTTTGCACTGGCTCGTTTGTTTGACAAAAGTAATCATTTCTACAAAACCATTCTGCACAAAAAAAGCCCTGACGTTACGTCAGGGCTTTACTGTTCTTAAAATGAAAGTGCCTACTTCTTGTTTTCAGCCTCCATTTTATCTTTCAATGCCTGCAATTGTGAATTCGCATCACCAAGTGTCGGTGTCGCCTCATCAGATGAGGAAGACCGTTTTTTGGCCGCTTTGACATTGCGTTCTTCTTGCTCCCTGAAAATGGCGGTATGGCTGGCCACCACTCGTTTGAAGTCTTTGTTGAACTCAATGATCTTGAATTCAGCTTCCTCTCCCTTAACGAGTTTCTTGCCATCTTCCTTTTCCATGTGGCGCGAGGGTACAAAACCGGTTATATCCTCGTTGAACTTAACTGTAGCGCCTTTATCGACAATCTCAGCGATCGAAGCTTTGTGTACAGTCCCTTCGGCATACTCCTCGGCATATTTGTCCCACGGATTCTCAGTGGTCTGTTTGTGGCCCAAGCTCAATTTTCTTCCTTCCACATCAAGCTCCAATACCTCCACTTCAATCGTGTCACCAACGTTTACAAACTCTGATGGGTGCTTGATTTTCTTCGTCCAAGAAAGGTCAGAGATATAGATAAGGCCATCGATACCCTCTTCCAACTCGACAAATACGCCGAAATTGGTAAAGTTTCTGACGATACCTTTATGTCTTGAACCAACAGGGTATTTAGAGGTGATGTCCGTCCATGGGTCAGGAGTCAATTGCTTCATGCCGAGCGACATTTTGCGTTCTTCCCTGTCCAAGGTCAATACCACGGCCTCGACCTCATCGCCCACTTTCACGAAATCTTGGGCCGAACGCAAATGCGTTGACCATGACATTTCTGAAACGTGTATAAGGCCCTCTACACCTTCGGCCACCTCGATAAAGGCACCATAGTCGGCAATTACAACTACCTTGCCCTTTACCTTGTCGCCAACCTTAATCTCATCACCCAAGGCATCCCAAGGATGTTTCTCAAGTTGTTTAAGACCCAATTGGATTCTTGACTTGTTATCGTCAAAATCAAGGATAACCACGTTCAATTTCTGGTCTAGCTCGACCACTTCGTTCGGATGATTGATCCTGCTCCATGAAAGGTCTGTGATGTGGATAAGACCGTCAACACCGCCCAGGTCAATAAAGACACCGTACGAAGTGATGTTCTTGACAACACCCTCCAATACCTGGCCTTTCTCAAGCTGGCTGATGATCTCTTTCTTCTGTTCTTCGATATCGGCCTCGATCAGTGCTTTGTGCGATACCACAACGTTCTTGAACTCGTGGTTGATCTTGACCACCTTGAACTCCATGTTCTTGCCAACATATTGGTCGTAATCGCGAATAGGCTTCACATCTATCTGCGAACCTGGCAAGAATGCCTCGATACCGAATACATCTACGATCATACCACCTTTGGTGCGGCACTTTACGTAGCCCTGTACAATCTCTTCTTTGTCGTGGGCTTCGTTGATACGGTCCCAAGCCTTGATGGTTCTGGCCTTTCTGTGCGAAAGTACCAACTGGCCCGTTTTGTCTTCCCTGATGTCGATTAGCACCTCAACCTTGTCTCCTACCTTTAGGTCTGGGTTGTAGCGAAATTCGTTCAGCGAGATAACGCCTTCAGATTTAGCATTGATATCGATGATGGCCTCGCGGTCTGTCATGTGTACCACAGTACCCTCGACCACCTCTTCATCGGCCGTGTCCACGAAGTTTTCTTCAACAAGCTTCTCAAATTCTTTAAGCTTCTTGTCATCGACCCGTTCGATACCTTCTTCGTACTTGTCCCAATCAAAATTTTCAAGGTACTCTTGCGGGTCTTGTTTTGGGGCTTCTTCTTTTGTTTCTTTAGATTCTTCGTTGACCTTTGCAGTAGTTTCGTCAACGTTTTGCTTTGCTTCGGCAGCATCTACTGCTTCCGCAGTTTTTTTTTCTTCAGCCATGTGCTGATTTCATTTGTATTCCACGGAGTTACAAGAGTCAAGCGATTTCGTGGAAGAAATTATTATTTTGTTTTTCCATTCCTTTTTCCTCTTGGATTCGCTAAAAAAGGAGCGCAAAAATACAATTAATTACTTGTATTACAAACCATTATTGCCTCTAAATGGACAATTTTTCAAAAATGGCCAATAATTGCCTGCCCTGTGACTTTTATGGCTATCTTGTTTCCCAATTAGTAACCATTAATTTAATTAAGAATATTATGAGTGTAAAAGCAAAATATCAACCCGTATTGGATCTTGGGCAAAAGCTAAACATCAAAGACGGGGACGTACGTGAAGAAAACGGTGTCCTTAAAATAAAGGGGGTGGCAAACACCCAATATGAAAAAAACGTTCTTTGGGACAAGATCAAGGAAATCGGTGGTGAAAATCCCTCTGACATTAAGGCCAACATTACGGTTGCCGACAGTTCGGTATACCACCGCCACACCGTTCAAAGTGGCGAATCGCTCAGCAAAATTGCCAAGCACTATTATGGTGACGCCATGAAATACAACAAGATTTTTGAGGCCAACAGAAATATTCTGAAAAACCCAGACCTAATACATCCTGGGCAAGAGTTGGTTATCCCAAACCTCTAAAATCTTTTAGGATTTGAATGTTGAAAAGACGCCTATCGGGCGTCTTTTTTCTTGTCTTGACCAGAAATTACATCAAGGGCATAGTTGTGAATTGCCTCAAACTGCTCTTCCAACCCAAGATTTGAATTATCGAATTCAATGGCTTCCTCTGCCTTTTGCAAAGGCGATACTTTGCGGGTAGAGTCGATATGGTCGCGCTGACGAACATTTTTGAGTACCTCGTCGAAGGTAACCTGCTCCCCTCGTTGCCTCAGTTCATCAAAACGCCTTTGGGCACGGGTTTCGGGCGAGGCGGTCATAAAGATCTTCAACTCGGCATCAGGAAACACCACAGTGCCAATATCGCGTCCATCCATCACCAACCCTTTTTCGGCACCCATTTTTTGCTGCATTTCCACCAGTTTATGGCGCACCGCTTCTAGGGTAGCCACTTGGCTGACATATTTTGACACTTCGAGTGTACGTATCTCACGCTCTACGTTTTCACCGTTCAAATAAATATCTGATTGACCTGTCTCAGCATTGGGGCGGAACCTTAGGTCAATTTCTGAAAGACTAGCGACCAGGGCATCAAAATTGTCTTCAGCACCCCCAACATAGCCGTTACGGAGGGCAAAGAGCGTGACCGCCCTGTACATGGCACCTGTATCGACATACACGTACCCCAAGGCCTTTGCCAAACGCTTGGCCACGGTGCTTTTTCCTGTGGATGAGTAGCCGTCGATAGCTATGGTGATTTTACGCATGCGCCAAAAATAGACAGAATTTAAAGAAAAATACCTGCTAAAGCTTTTTGGCGTTCTTCACCTTTTGCTTGGTCA
This portion of the Flagellimonas lutaonensis genome encodes:
- the pdxH gene encoding pyridoxamine 5'-phosphate oxidase; translated protein: MQKDLSDYRKSYEKSELIENAIPENPLELFQKWFYEVEATDSMDEPNAMTIATHGLDGYPKSRVVLMKKFTYEGFIFYTNYNSEKGRAIEKNPAVCLSFFWPTLERQVIIKGKAEKIAENLSDGYFESRPRGSQLGALVSNQSEVVPSRAVLEQEMKKLEKKYEGKEIERPKNWGGYLVRPFSIEFWQGRPNRLHDRIRYTLQEDYNWKIERLAP
- the pyrR gene encoding bifunctional pyr operon transcriptional regulator/uracil phosphoribosyltransferase PyrR, which produces MSQRVLLSSKEIQIILHRLACQLLENHLDFKDTVLIGIQPRGIYLAERLTKLLSEEYGVENIKLGSLDITFYRDDFRRGDKILEANMTKIDFLVENKKVVFIDDVLYTGRSIRAALTAIQSFGRPEEIELLTLIDRRFSRHLPIQPNYKGRQVDAINEEKVKVMWKENDGKDVVYLVNK
- the cmk gene encoding (d)CMP kinase; the encoded protein is MRKITIAIDGYSSTGKSTVAKRLAKALGYVYVDTGAMYRAVTLFALRNGYVGGAEDNFDALVASLSEIDLRFRPNAETGQSDIYLNGENVEREIRTLEVSKYVSQVATLEAVRHKLVEMQQKMGAEKGLVMDGRDIGTVVFPDAELKIFMTASPETRAQRRFDELRQRGEQVTFDEVLKNVRQRDHIDSTRKVSPLQKAEEAIEFDNSNLGLEEQFEAIHNYALDVISGQDKKKDAR
- a CDS encoding ribonuclease Z — encoded protein: MKVHILGCYSATPRALTNPTAQVLEIRNHLFLIDCGEGTQVQLRKNKIKFSRINHVFISHLHGDHFFGLPGLVSTFRLLGRKKELHIYGPKGIKEAITLMLKLGDSWTTYPLLFHELGSKGSELIFEDDKVTVETIPLKHRIYTNGFLFKEKPALRKLNIAAARKYGVDKSQFNLIKQGSDGTDTEGKTIFNELLTHDPEPPKSYAFCSDTVYDEGLVNFLRKVHVLYHESTFLTSDEHLALKTKHSTAAQAAKIAKLADVGTLILGHYSMRYGSLELFKKEAEAHFDRVALADDGKVFDFSGNLSQ
- a CDS encoding LysM peptidoglycan-binding domain-containing protein; the encoded protein is MSVKAKYQPVLDLGQKLNIKDGDVREENGVLKIKGVANTQYEKNVLWDKIKEIGGENPSDIKANITVADSSVYHRHTVQSGESLSKIAKHYYGDAMKYNKIFEANRNILKNPDLIHPGQELVIPNL
- a CDS encoding aspartate carbamoyltransferase catalytic subunit encodes the protein MRELSVNHLLGIKYLNQKDIELIFETADHFKEVINRSIKKVPTLRDITIANIFFENSTRTKLSFELAEKRLSADVINFSASQSSVKKGETLIDTVNNILSMKVDMVVMRHPNPGAGIFLAKHVNASIINAGDGAHEHPTQALLDSYSIKEKLGTVAGKNVLIVGDILHSRVALSNIFALKLQGANVKVCGPKTLIPKHIESLGVSVETNLFNALQWCDVANMLRIQNERMEVSYFPSTREYTQQFGVNKAILDRLDKQIVIMHPGPINRGVEITSDVADSNQSIILEQVENGVAIRMAVIYLLASKIK
- a CDS encoding SixA phosphatase family protein, with amino-acid sequence MMKRLIMVRHGKSSWEYDVADRDRPLKERGINDAHLVSKTFLKDRPAIDFVFSSPANRALHTAMIFSRNLKFDLQKVQIVDDLYDFSGAAVQSFLKTLDDSLNAVMIFGHNYAFTNLANTWGDRYIENVTTSGLVQIRFEQTTWESISKGKTEQVIFPKHLK
- the rpsA gene encoding 30S ribosomal protein S1; translation: MAEEKKTAEAVDAAEAKQNVDETTAKVNEESKETKEEAPKQDPQEYLENFDWDKYEEGIERVDDKKLKEFEKLVEENFVDTADEEVVEGTVVHMTDREAIIDINAKSEGVISLNEFRYNPDLKVGDKVEVLIDIREDKTGQLVLSHRKARTIKAWDRINEAHDKEEIVQGYVKCRTKGGMIVDVFGIEAFLPGSQIDVKPIRDYDQYVGKNMEFKVVKINHEFKNVVVSHKALIEADIEEQKKEIISQLEKGQVLEGVVKNITSYGVFIDLGGVDGLIHITDLSWSRINHPNEVVELDQKLNVVILDFDDNKSRIQLGLKQLEKHPWDALGDEIKVGDKVKGKVVVIADYGAFIEVAEGVEGLIHVSEMSWSTHLRSAQDFVKVGDEVEAVVLTLDREERKMSLGMKQLTPDPWTDITSKYPVGSRHKGIVRNFTNFGVFVELEEGIDGLIYISDLSWTKKIKHPSEFVNVGDTIEVEVLELDVEGRKLSLGHKQTTENPWDKYAEEYAEGTVHKASIAEIVDKGATVKFNEDITGFVPSRHMEKEDGKKLVKGEEAEFKIIEFNKDFKRVVASHTAIFREQEERNVKAAKKRSSSSDEATPTLGDANSQLQALKDKMEAENKK